A window from Psychrobium sp. MM17-31 encodes these proteins:
- the mutL gene encoding DNA mismatch repair endonuclease MutL, which produces MAIELLSPRLANQIAAGEVVERPASVVKELVENSLDAGATQINIDIEKGGSKLIRIRDNGCGVEKSQLTLALSRHATSKISHLDDLHSIVSLGFRGEALASISSVSRLTFTSKTSEQNEAWQAFAQGREMGVEITPAAHPTGTSVEVGDLFFNTPARRRFLRTEKTEFNHIDELIKRFALSRFDVEFVLKHNQKMLRNLKVAKTTAQQERRVAAICGNRFIDNAIAIDNDHNDIKISGWLGLPAACRTTNDTQFCYVNGRMMRDKLINHAIRQAYQDYLPEGAVPSYVLYIELDPTQVDVNVHPAKHEVRFHQSRMIHDLIAQVLASGLSQAMSAPQLDAQAQGSAPVVNPQTPAHQYTPAPTSSYSAAPVSFDDLTEPAPRSSSQPQQMPQYQPQYQSQYQPQYEREHSARDIRQGAGAYQNLMNDSAKIETPFPNTFSHVDNNPQQAQKLPLKSAAFGELLDVVEDNYLLVKGEAGFELVNLPVLARWIESRYLQEKWQQGFTSQPLLLPVSIKLDSSLLDQLENHQQLFRRLGIDINLRRPQIIVKQVPSQLRNQDIAQLIPQLLELLDKQQYLPSDELTPLICDWLASVSSVSFDLNSVNTLLSKGNEFSDELIELRDKFVAKLDFTSTINTLTNSE; this is translated from the coding sequence ATGGCTATCGAATTATTATCGCCGCGATTGGCGAACCAAATTGCCGCTGGTGAAGTGGTTGAACGTCCAGCATCTGTCGTTAAAGAGCTGGTTGAAAACTCCCTCGATGCTGGCGCGACGCAAATTAATATCGATATCGAAAAAGGCGGTAGTAAGTTAATTCGCATTCGCGATAATGGCTGCGGCGTTGAAAAATCACAACTGACCTTGGCACTCTCGCGCCATGCAACCAGTAAAATATCTCACCTTGACGATCTGCATTCTATTGTTTCTTTAGGCTTTCGCGGCGAGGCTTTAGCGAGTATTAGTTCGGTCAGTCGTTTGACTTTCACCTCAAAGACGAGCGAGCAAAACGAGGCGTGGCAAGCCTTTGCCCAAGGGCGTGAAATGGGGGTCGAAATAACACCCGCAGCGCATCCAACAGGCACTAGCGTCGAAGTTGGGGATTTGTTTTTTAATACGCCAGCTCGTCGCCGTTTTTTACGCACCGAGAAAACCGAATTTAATCACATCGATGAATTAATAAAGCGCTTTGCGCTAAGTCGTTTCGATGTCGAGTTTGTGCTTAAACACAATCAGAAAATGCTGCGTAATCTAAAGGTGGCTAAAACGACGGCGCAGCAAGAGCGCCGAGTGGCGGCTATCTGCGGCAATCGCTTTATCGATAATGCCATTGCCATCGACAATGATCACAACGATATAAAAATCTCTGGCTGGCTGGGGTTGCCAGCGGCATGTCGCACGACTAACGATACGCAGTTTTGTTATGTGAATGGCCGTATGATGCGCGATAAGCTAATCAATCATGCGATTAGACAAGCTTATCAAGATTATTTACCGGAAGGTGCAGTGCCGAGCTATGTGCTGTATATCGAGCTCGACCCGACTCAAGTAGATGTTAATGTGCATCCGGCAAAACACGAAGTACGTTTTCATCAGTCGCGCATGATCCACGATTTAATTGCGCAAGTGTTAGCCAGTGGTTTATCACAGGCGATGAGCGCGCCGCAGCTAGATGCACAAGCGCAAGGTAGCGCTCCTGTGGTTAATCCCCAAACGCCTGCTCATCAATATACACCAGCGCCTACAAGCAGCTATTCTGCAGCACCTGTGTCATTTGATGATTTAACTGAGCCTGCACCAAGAAGCTCGTCGCAACCGCAGCAGATGCCTCAATACCAGCCACAGTATCAATCGCAATATCAGCCCCAATATGAGCGAGAGCATAGCGCCCGTGATATTCGCCAAGGGGCTGGCGCTTATCAAAATTTAATGAATGATAGTGCGAAAATTGAGACGCCTTTCCCTAATACCTTTTCTCATGTCGACAACAACCCGCAGCAAGCGCAGAAGCTGCCCCTAAAGAGCGCTGCTTTTGGGGAGTTACTCGACGTAGTCGAAGACAATTATCTGTTGGTAAAAGGTGAGGCAGGCTTTGAGTTGGTTAATTTACCCGTACTAGCGCGTTGGATTGAAAGCCGTTATCTGCAGGAAAAATGGCAGCAAGGCTTCACGTCACAGCCTCTATTATTACCAGTATCTATCAAACTCGATAGCTCACTTCTCGACCAGTTGGAAAATCATCAACAACTTTTCCGCCGCTTAGGGATTGATATTAATCTGCGTCGTCCCCAAATCATTGTCAAACAGGTGCCGTCGCAATTGAGAAACCAAGATATTGCCCAATTAATTCCACAGCTTTTGGAATTACTCGATAAGCAGCAATATCTGCCAAGCGATGAGTTAACACCATTAATTTGCGATTGGTTGGCGAGTGTAAGCTCCGTCAGCTTTGATCTTAACAGCGTAAATACCCTGTTAAGTAAAGGTAATGAGTTTAGCGATGAGCTGATTGAATTACGCGATAAATTTGTGGCAAAGCTCGATTTTACAAGCACCATTAATACCTTAACCAATAGCGAATAA
- a CDS encoding N-acetylmuramoyl-L-alanine amidase — translation MRIALFLIALCFSLTAAAANKLQDVRVWPSPDKFRVVFDLSEKPQFTHFNLTNGHRLVIDFKSTSLKTDLKKLKIKSDLVTRIRTSRPPKKGMLRLVIDLKRGIKPRIFSLPPTGPYGDRLVVDLPKKVVAKTPAKKTTTVVKTSSDKSKQTRDIVIAIDAGHGGEDPGSIGASGRYEKTVTLAISKMLAKRLNDTKGVKAVLTRTGDYYVGLNKRSAIARKASSDLLLSIHADAFTSRKPNGASVLVLSNKRADTEVGRVLEDNERHSELLGGVGEIIESNENSKYLARTLIDMSMEHAKVESYSIASDILHNFSPVTRLHQRKPVLASLAVLKSPDFPSLLIETGFISNVKDEKNLFSTSHRKKLVNAIYNAVIDYFKEKAPEGTYFANYRPKKHTVVRGDSLSMLAKRYKTSVAKIKKHNGMRSNVLRIGQVLKIPQS, via the coding sequence TTGAGAATCGCGCTGTTTTTAATTGCACTGTGTTTTTCCTTAACCGCCGCCGCAGCTAATAAGCTACAAGATGTGCGGGTTTGGCCATCGCCGGATAAATTTCGGGTGGTGTTTGATCTCAGTGAAAAACCACAGTTTACCCATTTCAATCTCACCAATGGCCATCGGTTGGTGATTGATTTTAAAAGTACATCGTTAAAAACAGATCTCAAAAAGTTAAAAATTAAAAGCGATTTAGTGACGCGTATTCGTACCAGTCGCCCGCCAAAGAAAGGCATGTTGCGTTTGGTGATCGACTTAAAACGCGGCATAAAACCGCGTATTTTCTCACTGCCACCTACTGGTCCTTATGGCGATCGCCTAGTTGTCGATTTACCAAAAAAAGTCGTCGCTAAAACTCCTGCCAAAAAAACAACAACCGTTGTTAAAACCAGTAGTGATAAGTCAAAGCAAACTCGAGATATCGTGATTGCGATTGATGCAGGTCATGGCGGTGAAGATCCTGGCTCTATTGGCGCTAGCGGTCGTTATGAGAAAACAGTTACTTTGGCCATTTCAAAAATGCTGGCTAAACGGCTTAACGACACTAAAGGCGTTAAAGCTGTCTTGACGCGAACAGGGGATTATTACGTTGGTTTAAATAAACGCTCTGCCATCGCGCGCAAAGCATCGTCAGATTTATTATTATCGATTCACGCCGATGCTTTTACATCACGTAAGCCAAATGGGGCTTCAGTGCTCGTACTGTCCAACAAGCGTGCCGATACCGAAGTGGGTCGAGTGCTTGAGGATAACGAACGTCACTCTGAATTGCTTGGTGGTGTTGGCGAAATTATTGAATCAAATGAAAACAGCAAATATCTCGCTCGTACCCTTATCGATATGTCGATGGAGCACGCCAAAGTTGAAAGCTACAGCATAGCATCAGATATTTTACATAATTTTAGCCCTGTAACTCGGTTACATCAGCGCAAGCCTGTATTAGCCAGTCTTGCGGTATTGAAATCGCCTGATTTCCCATCGTTGTTGATTGAAACGGGGTTTATTTCAAACGTCAAAGATGAGAAGAACTTATTTAGCACTAGCCACCGCAAAAAGTTAGTTAATGCTATTTACAACGCGGTAATCGATTACTTCAAAGAAAAAGCCCCTGAGGGGACCTATTTTGCAAACTATCGACCGAAAAAGCACACCGTAGTGCGCGGTGATTCGTTATCGATGCTTGCTAAGCGTTATAAAACCTCGGTGGCAAAAATTAAGAAACACAATGGGATGCGTTCGAATGTCTTGCGTATCGGCCAAGTGTTAAAGATCCCGCAAAGTTAA
- the tsaE gene encoding tRNA (adenosine(37)-N6)-threonylcarbamoyltransferase complex ATPase subunit type 1 TsaE: protein MNNKDILNSFHSHLTDSDQTVNMGRDLALCMTGATTIFLHGDLGAGKTTFTRGFVQALGHQGNVKSPTYTLVEPYEVADWKIYHFDLYRLADPEELEFMGIRDYFTDNSLCLIEWPQRGFGMLPQADIELSLTYVDNEREINFSANTDNGSAVLEALKQRRA, encoded by the coding sequence GTGAATAACAAAGATATTTTAAATTCCTTCCACTCTCACCTAACTGATAGCGATCAAACCGTTAATATGGGGCGCGATTTAGCCCTGTGCATGACTGGTGCTACGACTATTTTTCTCCACGGCGATTTAGGAGCCGGCAAAACAACCTTTACCCGCGGTTTTGTGCAAGCCCTTGGTCATCAAGGTAATGTTAAGAGTCCTACTTATACGCTAGTTGAGCCTTATGAAGTGGCTGATTGGAAAATCTATCACTTTGATCTTTATCGCCTAGCCGATCCCGAAGAACTCGAATTTATGGGAATTCGCGATTACTTTACTGACAACAGCCTGTGTTTAATCGAATGGCCACAGCGTGGTTTTGGCATGCTGCCACAAGCAGATATTGAATTGTCATTAACCTATGTCGATAACGAACGTGAAATTAATTTTAGTGCTAATACAGACAATGGTAGCGCTGTGCTAGAAGCGTTAAAACAACGGAGAGCCTAA
- a CDS encoding DUF1289 domain-containing protein, with the protein MDHSVRSPCIANCKLDDEEICQGCFRTLDEIIGWSSSTNQQKQAIVDRVTPLQISAREARKH; encoded by the coding sequence ATGGATCACAGTGTACGCTCGCCCTGTATTGCCAACTGCAAACTCGACGATGAAGAAATATGCCAAGGGTGCTTTCGCACGCTTGACGAAATTATTGGCTGGTCTTCGTCAACCAATCAACAAAAACAGGCGATTGTTGATCGCGTTACCCCACTACAAATCTCCGCTCGTGAAGCGAGAAAGCATTAA
- the asnC gene encoding transcriptional regulator AsnC encodes MNKQYQIDNLDKNILNALKKNARTPYAELGKKLAVSPATVHVRIEKMRQAGIIARTKVELNEKALGYDVCCFIGINLKTAGDYKPTIAKLNEIEEVLEAYYTTGHYNIFVKIMAKSIDHLQRVLIDKIQAITEIQSTETLISLDNPINREVRP; translated from the coding sequence ATGAACAAACAATATCAAATCGATAATTTAGATAAAAATATCCTTAATGCACTCAAGAAAAATGCGCGAACGCCCTATGCCGAACTCGGAAAAAAACTCGCAGTTAGTCCAGCAACGGTTCATGTTCGCATTGAGAAGATGCGCCAAGCAGGGATCATTGCTCGCACCAAGGTCGAGCTCAATGAGAAAGCACTGGGTTATGATGTGTGTTGTTTTATCGGTATTAACCTAAAGACGGCGGGCGATTACAAACCAACAATTGCCAAGCTCAACGAGATAGAAGAAGTGTTAGAAGCCTATTACACCACGGGGCATTACAATATTTTTGTGAAGATTATGGCCAAATCAATCGATCATTTACAACGCGTACTCATCGATAAAATCCAAGCCATTACAGAAATTCAATCAACGGAAACCTTGATTTCCCTCGACAACCCAATTAACAGAGAGGTTAGACCATAA
- a CDS encoding transglycosylase SLT domain-containing protein: protein MFSRLFRLAIFSCSLAMTTSAHAADTIETQRQQFDDARLQLDKLSARKTVPQSLRKQIDDLKDYPLYPYLQLSLFKRNLEKRSVKDIEGFLNTYKKLPFKHSLRVLALRKKFKRKQWQDVIALYRPGDKTSYQCMQLTALYKSKQQSKALFQVESIWLSGTSLPKQCDFIIKRWQKAGKQTSALTMQRIELTLEKRQGRLAKYLAKSLNAKDKKTYLYWKKLYNKPQMVSNSHYWKKRGHFANVAMRIAIERLTYRDIAKAMTLIGKIKNHIGFTEKVRAQLINNIALRAMLKDKESAETALTHIDWALLNASKQEQILRHLVGDSQWPLIAALYSKHYRQKDAPIEWQYWYASSLENMGNTQRANALYQEIAKKRRYYGFLASDKLGINYSLNHQALNKDQRIIDDLNKNDYLQRAKEFYLLGDDLPARREWYQLVKPLSEEQRIAAAHIAHDWQWHNRAIITLTMTEQRNDLNLRFPMPHKGDFQTQAKKQDMTLSWPLAIARQESAFLKDATSSAGARGLMQLLPGTAKLQAKKDGVLYYSRKQLHEPQLNIKLGTAYLSAMLARFDNNLAVAAAAYNAGPHRVKHWVKEELAQDQWVETIPYRETRSYVKNVLAYAVIYQHHLAQQQKLPSSAIDPSRMGLANK from the coding sequence ATGTTTTCCCGATTATTCCGGCTAGCCATTTTCTCTTGTTCGCTAGCAATGACAACATCGGCACACGCAGCTGACACCATAGAAACACAGCGCCAACAGTTCGATGACGCGCGATTACAGCTCGATAAGCTTTCAGCCCGAAAAACAGTACCACAATCGTTGCGTAAGCAAATCGATGACCTCAAAGACTATCCACTCTATCCTTATTTGCAGCTATCACTGTTTAAACGCAATCTCGAAAAACGCTCTGTAAAAGACATAGAAGGCTTTCTTAATACTTATAAAAAGCTGCCGTTTAAGCACAGTTTAAGGGTGCTGGCGTTACGTAAGAAATTTAAACGTAAACAATGGCAAGACGTAATTGCCCTTTATCGCCCCGGTGATAAAACCAGCTACCAGTGTATGCAGTTAACCGCTCTCTATAAATCAAAACAGCAGTCAAAAGCACTATTCCAAGTCGAATCCATTTGGCTCTCGGGTACCTCCTTACCTAAGCAATGTGATTTCATTATCAAACGCTGGCAAAAAGCGGGAAAACAAACCAGCGCTCTCACGATGCAGCGCATCGAGTTAACGCTTGAAAAGCGTCAAGGGCGCTTAGCCAAATACCTTGCCAAGTCCCTAAATGCTAAAGATAAAAAAACTTACCTTTACTGGAAAAAGCTCTATAACAAACCGCAAATGGTTTCTAATTCTCACTATTGGAAAAAGCGCGGTCATTTCGCCAATGTCGCAATGAGAATCGCCATCGAGCGCCTGACTTATCGCGATATTGCTAAAGCGATGACCTTAATCGGTAAGATAAAAAATCATATTGGCTTTACTGAGAAAGTACGTGCGCAGCTCATTAATAACATCGCACTAAGAGCCATGCTTAAAGACAAAGAATCAGCAGAAACGGCCTTAACGCATATTGATTGGGCATTGCTCAATGCATCGAAACAAGAGCAAATATTACGGCACCTTGTCGGCGACAGCCAATGGCCATTAATTGCGGCACTTTACAGCAAACACTATCGTCAAAAAGATGCGCCAATAGAGTGGCAATATTGGTACGCTTCATCCCTAGAAAACATGGGCAATACCCAGCGTGCGAATGCGCTTTATCAAGAAATCGCCAAAAAACGTCGCTATTACGGTTTTCTCGCCAGTGACAAACTTGGCATTAATTACAGTTTAAATCATCAAGCGCTCAACAAAGATCAACGTATTATCGACGACTTAAATAAAAACGACTATTTACAACGCGCCAAAGAATTCTATTTATTAGGTGATGACTTACCCGCACGCCGAGAGTGGTATCAACTCGTTAAGCCACTTTCCGAAGAACAACGTATCGCCGCCGCTCACATCGCTCATGATTGGCAATGGCACAACCGCGCCATCATTACATTGACGATGACCGAGCAGCGAAATGACCTTAACTTGCGTTTTCCTATGCCCCATAAAGGCGACTTTCAAACACAGGCCAAAAAGCAAGACATGACGCTAAGCTGGCCACTTGCCATCGCTCGCCAAGAAAGTGCATTTTTAAAAGACGCCACTTCAAGTGCGGGCGCTCGTGGCTTAATGCAATTACTACCTGGCACGGCTAAGTTACAAGCTAAGAAAGACGGTGTGCTTTATTACTCACGCAAGCAGTTGCATGAACCACAGCTCAATATCAAATTAGGCACAGCCTATTTAAGCGCCATGCTAGCGCGCTTTGACAATAATCTAGCGGTAGCAGCGGCAGCGTATAACGCAGGTCCACACCGCGTGAAACATTGGGTAAAAGAGGAGTTAGCGCAAGATCAGTGGGTAGAAACCATTCCTTATCGTGAAACCCGCTCTTACGTTAAAAACGTTTTAGCGTACGCGGTGATTTATCAGCATCACCTCGCGCAACAACAAAAACTACCAAGTTCAGCAATAGATCCATCACGGATGGGATTGGCGAATAAATAA
- the panP gene encoding pyridoxal-dependent aspartate 1-decarboxylase PanP, whose amino-acid sequence MSLTTRQASATQDSLLRVFTVPEDKESTLSRIEQEISENLEGFLQSHIVAVEKDLAEVEKDFADASIPNDPIFVSQQADFLLEKLVAHSVHTASPSFVGHMTSALPYFMLPLSKIMIALNQNLVKTETSKSFTPLERQVIGMLHRLVYNSDDGFYDTYMHDQNYALGAFCSGGTVANITALWAARNNAFAPTENFAGIQKTGLLGALLHYGYRGAAILVSERGHYSLKKTADVLGLGMDNIVAVPTNDNNQICLTSLKEKCQQLTDNKIKILALVGVAGTTETGTVDPLNEMADIAAQYDCHFHVDGAWGAPTLFSKKYAPLLSGIERADSVTIDAHKQLYVPMGAGIVVFKSPDVLSGVEHHANYIIRKGSKDLGSKTLEGSRPGMAMLVHSGLKILGRSGYELLIEEGINKTHRFADMIKAHGEFELCNEPTLNILTYRYCPAWVQEHLKTCSEESRVAINDLLNRFTKYLQKIQRGHGKAFVSRTKLTPSYYQYQSIIVFRVVLANPLTSNEILSDILSEQVVLANNENEHTFMAQLRALVEGDK is encoded by the coding sequence ATGAGTCTAACCACACGTCAAGCTAGCGCTACTCAAGATAGCCTACTGCGGGTATTTACTGTACCCGAAGATAAGGAATCGACGTTAAGTAGAATTGAGCAAGAGATCTCGGAAAACCTAGAGGGTTTTCTGCAATCTCATATCGTTGCGGTTGAAAAAGATTTGGCTGAAGTTGAAAAAGACTTTGCCGATGCATCAATCCCTAATGATCCTATTTTCGTTTCTCAGCAAGCAGACTTTTTATTAGAAAAATTGGTGGCTCATTCTGTTCATACGGCTTCGCCCAGTTTTGTTGGCCATATGACCTCGGCACTGCCTTATTTTATGCTGCCGTTGTCGAAGATTATGATTGCCCTTAATCAAAATCTTGTTAAAACCGAAACGTCAAAATCCTTTACTCCGCTTGAGCGCCAAGTCATCGGTATGCTGCATCGACTCGTTTATAATAGCGACGATGGTTTTTATGACACCTATATGCATGATCAAAACTATGCCTTAGGGGCGTTTTGTTCTGGCGGAACTGTAGCCAACATTACCGCTTTATGGGCTGCGCGTAACAATGCTTTTGCGCCAACAGAAAACTTTGCTGGCATCCAAAAAACAGGTTTATTAGGCGCACTATTACATTACGGTTATCGCGGCGCTGCGATTTTAGTCAGTGAACGCGGCCATTATTCATTAAAGAAAACAGCTGATGTTTTGGGACTTGGGATGGATAATATCGTTGCCGTACCGACCAATGACAATAATCAAATCTGTTTAACTTCGCTTAAAGAAAAGTGTCAGCAACTTACCGATAACAAGATAAAAATCTTGGCCTTAGTTGGCGTTGCTGGAACGACAGAAACAGGCACTGTTGATCCTCTCAATGAAATGGCGGATATTGCAGCGCAATACGACTGTCACTTCCACGTTGACGGCGCTTGGGGCGCACCAACGCTGTTCTCGAAGAAATACGCACCATTATTGTCCGGCATTGAACGAGCAGACTCTGTGACTATCGACGCCCATAAACAGCTTTATGTGCCTATGGGCGCTGGTATTGTTGTATTTAAGTCGCCAGATGTTCTCAGTGGCGTCGAACACCACGCAAACTACATTATTCGTAAGGGCTCGAAAGATTTAGGTAGTAAAACCCTTGAAGGCTCACGTCCTGGCATGGCAATGTTAGTGCATTCTGGGCTTAAGATCTTAGGTCGCAGCGGTTATGAATTGTTGATTGAAGAGGGAATTAACAAGACGCATCGCTTTGCCGATATGATTAAAGCTCACGGTGAGTTTGAGCTGTGTAATGAGCCAACATTAAATATTCTGACTTATCGCTATTGTCCGGCTTGGGTGCAAGAGCATTTGAAAACTTGCTCAGAAGAATCACGCGTAGCCATTAATGATTTGCTTAATCGCTTCACTAAATACCTGCAAAAAATTCAACGTGGGCACGGTAAGGCATTCGTTTCTCGTACTAAATTAACCCCGTCATATTATCAATATCAATCGATTATTGTATTTCGAGTGGTGTTAGCCAACCCGTTAACCAGCAATGAAATTCTAAGTGATATTTTATCGGAACAAGTAGTGTTGGCGAACAATGAAAACGAACATACCTTTATGGCGCAGTTGAGAGCACTAGTTGAAGGTGATAAGTAA
- the pgi gene encoding glucose-6-phosphate isomerase, with product MKNRQALSSWKFLTQHAVEMKSKHLNNLFAADNQRFDKFSIKLPNMLFDYSKNLVTDETMAGLINLAKECEVESWRERMLSGEKINQTEQRAVLHTALRDRSGKDLIVDGENVTETINAELAKMEEFVRKVRQGEWKGYSGKRITDVVNIGVGGSNLGPQMVTEALKHHNDSTVDVHYISNVDGAQIAEVLRPLNPENVLFIVSSKTFTTTETITNAKTARAWLTSSSFDDEAVKHHFVAVTSNLENATNFGIHPDNLFSMWDWVGGRFSLWSAIGLPIALDMGFEKFMQLLEGAHEMDQHFIDTPLEQNTPVILALISLWNTTFLGCQSQAILPYDQTLHMLAAYLQQAEMESNGKSVSWTGEDIEYQTVPSIWGGVGINGQHAFYQYLHQSKNVIPADFIGSIESTTPVKGHHETLMSNFFAQTEALMCGVNEQQVREDLKAKGRTQAYIDKLAPHKVHQGNRPTNTILLDRIDPQSMGALIALYEHKIFVQGIILQICSFDQWGVELGKGLAVKIQDELAQDGTVGEHDSSTTNLINYYKEMRYGK from the coding sequence ATGAAAAATCGTCAAGCGCTATCTAGCTGGAAGTTTCTTACTCAACATGCCGTTGAGATGAAATCTAAACATCTCAATAATTTATTTGCCGCAGATAATCAGCGCTTTGATAAATTCTCAATCAAACTTCCAAACATGTTGTTTGATTATTCGAAAAACCTCGTTACCGACGAAACCATGGCTGGGCTGATTAATTTAGCCAAAGAATGTGAAGTTGAAAGCTGGCGCGAGCGTATGCTTAGCGGCGAGAAAATCAATCAAACCGAACAACGTGCGGTATTGCACACAGCACTTCGCGATCGCAGCGGTAAAGATTTAATCGTCGATGGCGAAAACGTTACCGAAACCATCAATGCCGAATTGGCAAAAATGGAAGAATTTGTGCGTAAAGTGCGTCAAGGCGAGTGGAAAGGTTACAGCGGTAAGCGCATTACCGATGTGGTAAATATTGGTGTCGGCGGTTCAAACCTAGGGCCGCAAATGGTGACTGAAGCACTTAAACATCACAACGATAGCACGGTAGATGTCCATTACATTTCAAATGTCGATGGCGCGCAAATTGCCGAAGTATTACGTCCACTGAATCCTGAAAACGTACTCTTTATTGTATCGAGTAAAACATTTACCACCACAGAGACCATTACTAACGCCAAAACGGCTCGCGCTTGGTTAACTTCATCTTCGTTTGATGACGAAGCAGTGAAGCATCACTTTGTGGCGGTAACATCGAATCTAGAAAACGCCACTAATTTCGGTATTCATCCCGATAACCTATTCTCGATGTGGGATTGGGTTGGTGGTCGTTTCTCACTATGGTCAGCGATTGGTTTACCGATTGCGTTGGATATGGGCTTTGAGAAATTTATGCAATTACTCGAAGGCGCCCATGAAATGGATCAGCATTTTATTGATACGCCACTAGAGCAAAACACGCCTGTTATTCTCGCCTTAATCAGCTTGTGGAATACCACCTTCCTCGGTTGCCAGTCACAAGCGATTTTACCTTATGATCAAACTCTGCACATGCTGGCGGCTTATTTGCAACAAGCAGAAATGGAGTCAAACGGTAAGTCGGTAAGTTGGACGGGGGAAGATATTGAATATCAAACCGTACCTTCAATTTGGGGCGGTGTCGGTATCAACGGTCAGCATGCGTTTTATCAGTATTTACACCAAAGCAAAAACGTTATTCCAGCAGACTTTATCGGTTCAATTGAAAGTACTACACCGGTGAAAGGACATCATGAAACATTAATGAGTAACTTCTTTGCACAAACAGAAGCATTAATGTGTGGTGTGAATGAGCAACAAGTTCGCGAAGATTTAAAAGCAAAAGGGCGTACTCAAGCCTATATCGATAAGCTTGCACCACATAAGGTGCATCAAGGTAACCGACCTACTAATACTATTTTGCTTGATCGTATCGACCCACAAAGCATGGGCGCATTGATTGCGCTGTATGAACACAAGATCTTCGTTCAAGGTATTATTTTACAGATTTGTTCGTTTGATCAGTGGGGCGTTGAATTAGGTAAAGGTTTAGCGGTGAAGATTCAAGATGAGCTAGCGCAAGATGGCACTGTTGGCGAGCACGACTCATCAACTACCAACCTGATTAACTATTACAAAGAGATGCGTTACGGCAAGTAG
- a CDS encoding histidine phosphatase family protein has protein sequence MHQFTITLLRHGETTAPNNLNGKTDVSLSELGEQQMHDALANIENLSQVISSPLIRCAKVAQEYALQCDLPFTINPEFAEIDFGDWDGQPFGELYRQQPELMDKFWRTPWEVTIPNGEQLDAFQHRIDNAWQQLINQQHNSLVVCHGGVIRYLIAKVLNLGPTNNSHITALKIDYAAVVEIQITVDEDKNVYPMLLWP, from the coding sequence ATGCATCAATTTACCATTACATTATTACGCCACGGTGAAACAACTGCCCCCAATAATCTTAATGGTAAAACCGATGTATCTCTGTCTGAATTAGGCGAGCAGCAAATGCATGATGCTTTAGCGAATATCGAAAACCTCTCGCAAGTTATTTCCTCGCCATTAATTCGCTGCGCCAAGGTGGCGCAGGAATATGCTCTGCAATGTGATTTACCCTTCACTATTAATCCCGAATTTGCAGAAATAGATTTTGGCGATTGGGATGGACAACCTTTTGGCGAGCTTTATCGTCAGCAGCCAGAGTTGATGGATAAGTTTTGGCGCACACCATGGGAAGTGACTATTCCCAATGGCGAGCAGCTCGACGCTTTTCAACACCGCATCGACAACGCATGGCAACAGCTAATCAATCAACAGCACAATTCTTTAGTGGTATGCCACGGCGGCGTTATTCGGTACCTCATTGCTAAAGTGCTTAATTTGGGGCCAACTAATAATAGCCATATTACGGCGCTAAAAATCGATTATGCGGCGGTAGTAGAGATTCAAATTACCGTCGATGAGGATAAAAATGTCTACCCTATGCTTTTGTGGCCTTAA